The Streptomyces europaeiscabiei genome window below encodes:
- the bioB gene encoding biotin synthase BioB, translating into MDLLNTLVDKGLRREPLSRAEALAVLGTSDDELLDVVAAAGKVRRHWYGRRVKLNYLVNLKSGLCPEDCSYCSQRLGSTAGILKYSWLKPDEASKAAAAGLAGGAKRVCLVASGRGPTDRDVDRVSDTIKTIKDQNEGVEVCACLGLLSDGQAERLREAGADAYNHNLNTSEATYGEITTTHTYADRVDTVQKAHAAGLSACSGLIAGMGESDEDLVDVVFSLRELDPDSVPVNFLIPFEGTPLAKEWNLTPQRCLRILAMVRFVCPDSEVRIAGGREVHLRTMQPLALHLANSIFLGDYLTSEGQAGKADLEMIADAGFEVEGADQVTLPEHRANVTAGGGCGSRESAGCGSHEGGGCGSHESAGAGAGCGSHAEGGACGSTAGAPAVETSAGEVRSDLVAVRRRGAGTDLAPNA; encoded by the coding sequence ATGGACCTGCTGAACACGCTGGTGGACAAGGGGCTCCGGCGCGAGCCGCTGAGCCGTGCCGAGGCGCTCGCCGTTCTCGGCACCTCCGACGACGAGCTGTTGGACGTGGTGGCCGCGGCCGGGAAGGTGCGCCGACACTGGTACGGGCGCCGGGTGAAACTGAACTATCTGGTCAACCTCAAGTCCGGCCTCTGCCCCGAGGACTGCTCCTACTGCTCCCAGCGGCTCGGCTCCACGGCCGGCATCCTCAAGTACAGCTGGCTCAAGCCCGACGAGGCCTCCAAGGCCGCCGCCGCCGGGCTCGCCGGTGGCGCCAAGCGGGTCTGTCTGGTGGCGTCCGGGCGCGGTCCGACCGACCGGGACGTGGACCGGGTCTCCGACACCATCAAGACCATCAAGGACCAGAACGAGGGCGTCGAGGTGTGTGCCTGCCTCGGCCTGCTCTCCGACGGCCAGGCCGAACGCCTGCGCGAGGCCGGCGCGGACGCCTACAACCACAACCTGAACACGTCCGAGGCGACGTACGGCGAGATCACGACGACGCACACGTACGCCGATCGGGTGGACACCGTCCAGAAGGCGCACGCGGCGGGCCTGTCGGCCTGTTCGGGCCTGATCGCGGGCATGGGCGAGAGCGACGAGGACCTGGTCGACGTGGTCTTCTCGCTGCGCGAACTGGACCCCGACTCGGTGCCGGTCAACTTCCTGATCCCGTTCGAGGGCACGCCGCTCGCCAAGGAGTGGAACCTCACCCCGCAGCGCTGTCTGCGGATCCTGGCGATGGTGCGGTTCGTCTGCCCGGACAGCGAGGTGCGGATCGCGGGCGGCCGCGAGGTCCATCTCCGCACGATGCAGCCGCTCGCCCTGCACCTGGCCAACTCGATCTTCCTCGGCGACTACCTCACCAGCGAGGGCCAGGCCGGCAAGGCCGACCTGGAGATGATCGCGGACGCCGGCTTCGAGGTGGAGGGCGCCGATCAGGTGACGCTGCCGGAGCACCGGGCGAACGTCACCGCAGGCGGGGGCTGCGGGTCCCGGGAGAGCGCCGGGTGCGGGTCGCACGAGGGGGGCGGCTGCGGGTCGCACGAGAGCGCGGGCGCGGGCGCGGGCTGCGGGTCGCACGCGGAGGGTGGTGCCTGCGGTTCCACGGCCGGGGCCCCGGCCGTGGAGACCTCGGCGGGCGAGGTTCGTTCGGATCTTGTGGCCGTACGCCGTCGGGGCGCCGGAACCGACCTCGCGCCCAATGCCTGA
- a CDS encoding esterase/lipase family protein → MQRRMRRIATALATVTTTLLLSLSFSTTSAQAATHNPVVFVHGLSSSSSSWDDWIAYFKADGYTSSELYSWSYDWGQSNTTTAAQLKTKIQSVLATTGASKVDVVVHSMGALSSRYYLKNLGGTAYVDDFVSTAGVNHGTTVAGWCRWLYTSCGEMYTGSSFLTSLNSGDETPGSVSYASYWSNCDDALTPDTSAILSGATNVEVGCVSHNDMNNDEGIYDQVRAFIA, encoded by the coding sequence ATGCAGCGCCGCATGCGCCGTATCGCCACGGCCCTCGCGACCGTGACCACCACGCTCCTTCTGTCGCTCTCCTTCTCCACGACCTCGGCCCAGGCCGCGACCCACAATCCCGTGGTCTTCGTACACGGTCTGAGCAGTTCGTCCAGCAGCTGGGACGACTGGATCGCGTACTTCAAGGCCGACGGCTACACGTCCTCCGAGCTGTACTCCTGGTCCTACGACTGGGGTCAGTCCAACACCACGACCGCCGCACAGCTCAAGACCAAGATCCAGAGCGTGCTCGCCACGACGGGCGCCTCCAAGGTCGACGTGGTCGTCCACTCGATGGGCGCGCTCAGCTCCCGTTACTACCTCAAGAACCTCGGCGGGACGGCGTACGTGGACGACTTCGTCTCCACGGCCGGTGTGAACCACGGGACGACCGTCGCCGGCTGGTGTCGGTGGCTCTACACGTCCTGTGGCGAGATGTACACCGGCAGTTCGTTCCTGACCTCGCTCAACTCGGGTGACGAGACGCCGGGCAGTGTGTCGTACGCCAGCTACTGGTCGAACTGCGACGACGCGCTCACCCCGGACACCTCGGCGATCCTCAGCGGCGCGACGAACGTCGAGGTCGGCTGTGTCTCGCACAACGACATGAACAACGACGAGGGCATCTACGACCAGGTCCGGGCCTTCATCGCCTGA
- a CDS encoding helix-turn-helix transcriptional regulator, which yields MNVWSSPNAASAVAPTLSEGVRVRLLHAAHGDPRAAAELAAALTRRQLTGLDPLPAEPLTLAPALLQRHRRDVRALPDDTRFLLLLAAADQYPVATHAYARAVTAARLDTRPLDTAEAAGLAHATTRGIVFRDAWTRIAVYESASMTDRREAHRLLAAVLSGEGERPGRSWHRAAAALGPSRRLTAELRLAARVARAIGDPTLASALAERAAALTPEPAERMPLLAQAAAEAWQSGDGDRARRLVAATDDDALGGLLALRAGNAAEAFDALLTAAVRHVGDHTPDRAAHLLARATEAAIYTGDLRRCREAAAVADSLGILPPSTLGALAAAFEGRYDDARDVLEAAAGRCGPGGDPTQLIHSGIAALLLGDHTRAFTATARAAASARARGETVTVPQAMEFRAYAEFWTGRPKAAEAATVDALRQAYATGQDNGACHLQAALAMFAAVTGDEQVCRERAESARAYALERGLGLPAALAMFALAFLDLSTGRYAASAARLRALAGFGPGHGHRAVRHIATPHYVEAAVRTGDTRVARAAHADYDRWARTVRSADDLALSARCRALLATGEEAVEHYRTALDLHAAGTRDFERARTELLFGSALRRLRNRTEARDRLHSALEAFDHFGSPHCAAQARAELRALGERASAAPAAEHLATRLTAQQLMIARMAADGATNREIAARLLLSPRTIDHHLRGVFSRLGIRSRIELVRLLGEAET from the coding sequence ATGAACGTGTGGTCGAGCCCGAACGCAGCGTCGGCCGTCGCGCCCACGCTGTCCGAAGGCGTGCGCGTACGCCTGCTGCACGCCGCCCACGGCGATCCGCGGGCCGCCGCGGAGCTCGCTGCCGCCCTGACCCGACGCCAGCTCACGGGCCTCGACCCGCTCCCCGCCGAGCCCCTGACGCTGGCCCCCGCCCTGCTGCAACGCCACCGGCGGGACGTACGGGCCCTGCCCGACGACACCCGCTTCCTGCTGCTCCTCGCCGCCGCCGACCAGTACCCGGTCGCGACCCACGCCTACGCGCGTGCCGTCACCGCGGCCCGGCTCGACACCCGCCCCCTCGACACGGCGGAGGCGGCGGGCCTCGCGCACGCCACCACCCGGGGCATCGTCTTCCGGGACGCCTGGACCCGGATCGCCGTGTACGAGTCCGCGTCCATGACCGACCGGCGCGAGGCCCACCGCCTCCTCGCAGCGGTCCTCAGCGGTGAGGGCGAGAGACCAGGCCGGTCCTGGCACCGGGCCGCCGCCGCCCTCGGACCCAGCCGCCGCCTCACCGCCGAACTCCGCCTGGCGGCACGGGTGGCACGTGCCATCGGCGACCCCACCCTCGCCTCCGCCCTCGCCGAACGCGCCGCCGCGCTCACCCCCGAACCGGCCGAACGCATGCCCCTACTGGCCCAGGCGGCTGCGGAGGCGTGGCAGTCGGGCGACGGCGACCGGGCCCGCCGCCTCGTCGCCGCCACCGACGACGACGCCCTCGGTGGCCTCCTCGCCCTGCGCGCGGGAAACGCGGCCGAGGCCTTCGACGCCCTGCTCACCGCCGCCGTCCGGCATGTCGGCGACCACACCCCGGACAGGGCCGCCCATCTGTTGGCACGAGCCACCGAGGCCGCCATCTACACGGGGGACCTCCGCCGCTGCCGGGAGGCCGCCGCCGTCGCCGACAGCCTCGGCATCCTGCCGCCCAGCACCCTCGGCGCACTCGCCGCCGCGTTCGAGGGACGCTACGACGACGCACGGGACGTCCTCGAAGCCGCCGCCGGCCGCTGCGGTCCCGGCGGCGACCCCACCCAGCTGATCCACTCCGGGATCGCCGCCCTCCTCCTCGGCGACCACACCCGCGCCTTCACCGCCACCGCCCGCGCCGCCGCCTCCGCGCGGGCCAGGGGAGAGACGGTCACCGTGCCGCAGGCGATGGAGTTCCGGGCCTACGCGGAGTTCTGGACCGGGCGCCCCAAGGCCGCCGAGGCCGCCACCGTGGACGCCCTGCGCCAGGCGTACGCCACCGGGCAGGACAACGGGGCCTGCCATCTCCAGGCAGCCCTCGCGATGTTCGCGGCCGTCACCGGCGACGAGCAGGTCTGCCGCGAGCGCGCCGAGTCCGCCCGTGCGTACGCCCTGGAACGCGGCCTCGGACTGCCCGCCGCGCTCGCCATGTTCGCCCTCGCGTTCCTCGACCTGAGCACCGGACGGTACGCCGCCTCGGCCGCACGCCTCCGCGCGCTCGCCGGCTTCGGCCCCGGGCACGGACACCGGGCCGTCCGGCACATCGCCACCCCGCACTACGTCGAGGCCGCCGTCCGCACCGGCGACACCCGGGTGGCCCGCGCCGCGCACGCCGACTACGACCGCTGGGCCCGCACCGTCCGCAGCGCCGACGACCTCGCCCTCAGCGCCCGCTGCCGTGCGCTGCTCGCCACCGGGGAGGAGGCCGTCGAGCACTACCGCACGGCCCTCGACCTGCACGCCGCCGGCACCCGTGACTTCGAACGCGCCCGTACCGAACTGCTCTTCGGCAGTGCCCTGCGACGGCTCCGCAACCGCACCGAGGCCCGCGACCGGCTCCACAGCGCCCTGGAGGCCTTCGACCACTTCGGCTCCCCGCACTGCGCGGCCCAGGCCCGCGCCGAACTCCGCGCCCTGGGTGAGCGCGCCTCCGCCGCCCCCGCCGCGGAGCACCTCGCGACCCGGTTGACGGCCCAGCAGCTCATGATCGCCCGCATGGCCGCGGACGGCGCGACCAACCGGGAGATCGCCGCGAGGTTGCTCCTGAGCCCGCGCACGATCGACCACCATCTGCGGGGCGTGTTCTCCCGGTTGGGGATCAGGTCGAGGATCGAGTTGGTGCGGCTGTTGGGGGAGGCGGAAACGTGA
- a CDS encoding C40 family peptidase, producing MSALNRVPSLLTRAGTASALTIAAVSGSIVVPGVASDAEAATVASKALKVAASKKGSPYKYGATGPGRFDCSGLTLYSFKKAGKKLPRTAQQQYNKTKHISAGNRKLGDLVFFHSGSSVYHVGIYAGKGKIWHSPKTGDVVRLQKLWTKSVWYGRVR from the coding sequence ATGTCTGCGCTGAATCGTGTCCCGTCGCTGTTGACCCGGGCCGGTACGGCCTCGGCTCTCACCATCGCCGCAGTGAGCGGCAGCATCGTGGTACCGGGCGTCGCATCCGACGCCGAGGCCGCCACCGTGGCGTCGAAGGCACTCAAGGTCGCGGCTTCCAAGAAGGGCTCCCCTTACAAGTACGGCGCCACGGGCCCGGGCAGGTTCGACTGCTCAGGGCTGACGCTCTACTCGTTCAAGAAGGCGGGCAAGAAGCTGCCCCGTACTGCTCAGCAGCAGTACAACAAGACGAAGCACATCTCCGCGGGCAACCGCAAACTCGGAGACCTCGTCTTCTTCCACTCGGGATCGAGCGTGTACCACGTCGGGATCTACGCAGGGAAGGGAAAGATCTGGCACTCGCCTAAGACGGGTGACGTCGTCCGGCTGCAGAAGCTCTGGACGAAGAGCGTCTGGTACGGCCGGGTCCGCTGA
- a CDS encoding DUF397 domain-containing protein has protein sequence MSALPRNVPTSTELLGVRWLRSSRSTGMNNCVETARPWSGRWAGLVAVRDSKNTAGPALLFDPDAWEGFITTLR, from the coding sequence ATGTCCGCTCTGCCTCGGAACGTACCCACCAGTACCGAACTGCTCGGAGTGCGATGGCTGCGCAGCAGCCGCAGTACAGGGATGAACAACTGTGTGGAGACGGCCCGTCCCTGGTCCGGCCGCTGGGCCGGCCTGGTCGCCGTACGCGACTCGAAGAACACGGCGGGGCCCGCCCTGCTGTTCGACCCCGATGCCTGGGAGGGATTCATCACCACGCTGCGGTGA
- a CDS encoding helix-turn-helix domain-containing protein, whose protein sequence is MQYGPAVRRRKLGAELRVLRTRSALTSIEAALRVGWHQSKVSRIETGASGVKPADVRKLLDAYGVDDTELRELLLALAGSEDGGGRHNWWHAYRGVLPPTYRDFISLESQAGGMRTLETSVVPGLLQIPEYARAVTRAAVEGLEDDKLDALVEVRLARQEVLRGKPPMELSAVLDESVLRREVGGPEIMARQLVRLVEAARLPQVRLQVLPFTAGAHIGVTGPFVIFSFPSTSDLDVVVLDHLTSSLYLERKEDLKAYVEAFNTLQIHALSPEDSLDYIAGLAAGA, encoded by the coding sequence ATGCAGTACGGTCCGGCGGTGCGCCGCCGCAAGCTCGGTGCGGAGTTGCGCGTCCTGCGCACCCGTTCCGCGCTCACCAGTATCGAGGCGGCCCTTCGCGTGGGCTGGCACCAGTCCAAGGTGAGCCGGATCGAGACGGGCGCCAGCGGGGTGAAGCCCGCGGACGTACGCAAGCTGCTCGACGCGTACGGGGTGGACGACACCGAGTTACGGGAGCTGCTCCTGGCGTTGGCGGGCTCCGAGGACGGCGGCGGGCGGCACAACTGGTGGCACGCGTACCGGGGCGTACTGCCGCCGACGTACCGGGACTTCATCAGCCTGGAGTCGCAGGCCGGGGGGATGCGGACGCTGGAGACCTCGGTGGTGCCGGGTCTGCTGCAGATCCCCGAGTACGCGCGGGCGGTGACACGGGCCGCGGTGGAGGGGCTGGAAGACGACAAACTGGACGCGCTCGTGGAGGTGCGGCTCGCACGGCAGGAAGTTCTGCGCGGGAAGCCGCCGATGGAGCTGAGCGCCGTGCTCGACGAGAGCGTTCTCCGACGTGAGGTGGGCGGTCCCGAGATCATGGCCCGGCAGCTGGTCCGTCTGGTCGAGGCGGCGCGGCTGCCTCAGGTGCGACTGCAGGTACTCCCGTTCACTGCCGGGGCGCACATCGGCGTCACCGGACCTTTCGTAATTTTCTCATTTCCGAGCACATCCGATCTGGACGTGGTTGTTCTCGACCACTTGACGAGTAGCCTCTATCTCGAACGGAAAGAAGACCTCAAGGCGTATGTCGAGGCCTTCAACACCCTTCAGATCCACGCCCTTTCGCCCGAGGACTCGTTGGATTACATCGCCGGGCTAGCCGCCGGCGCGTAA
- a CDS encoding 8-amino-7-oxononanoate synthase has translation MAFGWIDEQASARRRAGLVRTLRPRPADSPLLDLASNDYLGLARHPEITEGAAEAARRWGGGATGSRLVTGTTELHGELERELADFCGFEAALVFSSGYAANLAAVTALAPHGSLIVSDAGNHASLIDGCRLARGTTQVVAHADPEAVRKTLGTGGRGPAIAVSDTVFSVDGDAAPLAGLAAACREYGAGLVVDDAHGLGVLGDGGRGAPHAAGLAGAPDVVVTVTLSKSLGSQGGAVLGPAHVIDHLVNAARTFIFDTGLAPSSTGAALAALRLLRREPERAARARAVARELHTRLTASGHEAVRPDAAVVSVRAPSPDQAVRWAADCRAAGLAVGCFRPPSVPDGVSRLRLTARADLTEGQIDRAVRIVGDTRP, from the coding sequence ATGGCGTTCGGCTGGATCGACGAGCAGGCGTCGGCGCGTCGCCGGGCCGGGCTCGTACGCACCCTGCGCCCCCGTCCCGCCGACTCGCCGCTCCTCGACCTGGCGAGCAACGACTACCTCGGTCTCGCCCGGCACCCCGAGATCACCGAGGGCGCCGCCGAGGCCGCGCGCCGCTGGGGCGGCGGGGCCACCGGATCCCGGCTCGTCACCGGCACCACCGAGCTGCACGGCGAGCTGGAGCGGGAACTGGCCGACTTCTGCGGCTTCGAGGCGGCCCTCGTCTTCTCGTCCGGCTATGCCGCCAATCTCGCCGCCGTGACCGCGCTCGCGCCGCACGGCTCCCTGATCGTCTCGGACGCGGGCAACCACGCCTCCCTCATCGACGGCTGCCGGCTGGCCCGGGGCACCACCCAGGTGGTGGCCCACGCCGACCCGGAGGCGGTCCGCAAGACGCTCGGCACGGGCGGCCGTGGACCTGCCATCGCCGTCTCCGACACGGTCTTCTCCGTGGACGGCGACGCCGCCCCGCTGGCCGGACTCGCCGCCGCCTGCCGGGAGTACGGCGCCGGGCTCGTCGTGGACGATGCCCACGGGCTCGGTGTCCTGGGCGACGGGGGCCGGGGCGCGCCGCACGCGGCGGGGCTCGCGGGCGCCCCGGACGTCGTCGTGACGGTCACGCTGTCGAAGTCGCTGGGCAGCCAGGGCGGTGCCGTCCTCGGCCCGGCGCACGTCATCGACCACCTGGTCAACGCGGCCCGCACGTTCATCTTCGACACGGGCCTCGCCCCGTCCTCGACCGGCGCGGCGCTCGCCGCGCTCCGGCTGCTGCGCCGCGAGCCGGAGCGGGCCGCGCGGGCTCGCGCGGTGGCGAGGGAGCTGCACACACGGCTGACGGCGTCGGGCCATGAAGCGGTGCGGCCCGACGCCGCCGTGGTGTCCGTACGCGCGCCGTCGCCGGATCAGGCGGTCCGGTGGGCGGCGGACTGCCGGGCGGCGGGTCTCGCCGTCGGCTGTTTCCGCCCACCGTCGGTACCCGACGGCGTCTCGCGGCTGCGGTTGACGGCCCGCGCGGATCTCACGGAGGGGCAGATCGACCGAGCCGTGCGGATCGTCGGCGATACGCGACCGTGA
- a CDS encoding DUF6328 family protein produces the protein MQILFAFLLTPAFTPRFPAPDSVPCATYVVTLPPTVFTATPFTAPAAPAPLALPAERRAPSSRRPPAGRPPSA, from the coding sequence GTGCAGATCCTCTTCGCGTTCCTGCTCACGCCGGCCTTCACACCGCGCTTCCCGGCTCCGGACTCCGTACCTTGCGCCACCTACGTGGTGACCCTGCCGCCGACGGTCTTCACGGCGACGCCCTTCACCGCCCCGGCCGCCCCTGCGCCGCTCGCTCTTCCGGCAGAACGCCGAGCCCCGTCATCGCGCAGGCCTCCTGCCGGCCGACCACCGTCGGCCTGA
- the bioD gene encoding dethiobiotin synthase, whose translation MTVLVITGTGTEVGKTVTTAAVASVALASGRSVAVLKPAQTGVRPDERGDADEVARLSGAVTVRELARYPEPLAPATAARRSGLAPVHPEDVAEAAAKLAVDHALVLVEGAGGLLVRFDEAGGTLADTARLLGAPVLLVASAGLGTLNTTELTSRELAVREVELAGVVIGSWPTSPDLASRCNLADLPVVANAPLLGAVPAGAGALEPREFRARAGGWLAPALGGVWDAVSFSATGVAP comes from the coding sequence ATGACGGTCCTGGTGATCACGGGGACGGGCACGGAGGTCGGCAAGACGGTCACCACGGCGGCCGTCGCGTCGGTGGCCCTGGCGTCCGGCCGGTCCGTGGCCGTCCTCAAACCCGCACAGACCGGTGTACGGCCGGACGAGCGCGGCGACGCGGACGAGGTGGCCCGGCTCTCGGGCGCCGTGACCGTCCGCGAACTCGCCCGCTATCCCGAGCCGTTGGCTCCCGCGACCGCCGCCCGGCGCTCCGGCCTCGCTCCGGTGCACCCCGAGGACGTCGCCGAGGCCGCTGCCAAACTGGCCGTCGACCACGCCCTGGTGCTGGTCGAGGGCGCGGGCGGTCTCCTCGTCCGCTTCGACGAGGCGGGCGGCACGCTGGCGGACACGGCCCGGCTGCTCGGCGCGCCGGTGCTCCTGGTCGCCTCCGCCGGGCTGGGCACCCTGAACACGACCGAACTGACGTCCCGCGAACTCGCCGTACGCGAGGTGGAGTTGGCGGGCGTGGTCATCGGCAGCTGGCCCACGTCCCCCGACCTGGCGTCCCGCTGCAACCTGGCGGACCTGCCGGTCGTGGCGAACGCTCCGCTGCTGGGGGCGGTGCCTGCGGGGGCGGGGGCGTTGGAGCCCCGCGAGTTCCGGGCGAGGGCCGGGGGTTGGCTGGCGCCGGCGCTGGGCGGGGTGTGGGATGCCGTTTCCTTCAGTGCCACGGGAGTTGCGCCGTAG
- a CDS encoding adenosylmethionine--8-amino-7-oxononanoate transaminase, which yields MPELPDLPGPPHLGVPELLELDRRHVWHPYGPMPGRQEPLVVKSASGVRLQLADGSGELVDGMSSWWSAIHGYNHPVLNEAAREQLGRMSHVMFGGLTHEPAVRLAKHLVDMSPEGLEHVFLADSGSVSVEVAVKMCLQYWRSLGRPGKRRLLTWRGGYHGDTWQPMSVCDPEGGMHELWQGVLPHQVFVDTPPTEYEESYAELLRSAVERHAGELAAVIVEPVVQGAGGMRFHSPAYLRVLREACDAHDVLLVFDEIATGFGRTGALFAADHAAVTPDVMCVGKALTGGYLTMAAALCTARVADGISRGEVPVLAHGPTFMGNPLAAAVACASIELLLGQDWLAEVKRIETGLREGLAPVRELPGVRDVRVLGAIGVVQLDHTVDMRAATAAAVGEGVWLRPFRDLVYTMPPYVTGDEDVARIARAVCAAATAG from the coding sequence ATGCCTGAGCTGCCCGACCTGCCCGGCCCGCCCCACCTGGGCGTGCCCGAGCTGCTGGAGCTGGACCGGCGGCATGTGTGGCATCCGTACGGGCCCATGCCGGGCCGGCAGGAACCGCTCGTCGTGAAGTCGGCGAGCGGGGTCCGGCTGCAGCTCGCGGACGGCTCGGGTGAGCTGGTGGACGGCATGTCGTCCTGGTGGTCGGCCATCCACGGCTACAACCACCCGGTGCTCAACGAGGCGGCGCGCGAGCAGCTCGGCCGGATGAGTCATGTCATGTTCGGCGGGCTCACCCATGAGCCCGCTGTGCGGCTGGCGAAGCACCTTGTCGACATGTCTCCCGAGGGGCTGGAGCATGTGTTCCTGGCCGACTCGGGGTCGGTCTCCGTCGAGGTCGCGGTCAAGATGTGCCTGCAGTACTGGCGCTCGCTCGGCCGCCCCGGCAAGCGGCGTCTGCTGACCTGGCGCGGCGGCTATCACGGCGACACCTGGCAGCCGATGTCCGTGTGCGACCCCGAGGGCGGGATGCACGAGCTGTGGCAGGGCGTCCTGCCCCACCAGGTGTTCGTGGACACGCCGCCGACCGAGTACGAGGAGTCGTACGCGGAGCTGCTGCGCTCGGCGGTCGAGCGGCACGCCGGCGAACTGGCCGCCGTGATCGTGGAGCCCGTGGTGCAGGGCGCGGGCGGGATGCGGTTCCACTCCCCCGCGTATCTGCGGGTGCTGCGCGAGGCGTGCGACGCCCATGACGTGCTGCTGGTGTTCGACGAGATCGCGACCGGGTTCGGCCGCACGGGAGCGCTGTTCGCCGCCGACCACGCGGCGGTGACACCGGACGTGATGTGCGTCGGCAAGGCGCTGACCGGTGGTTATCTGACCATGGCGGCGGCCCTGTGCACCGCCCGGGTGGCCGACGGGATCTCACGGGGCGAGGTGCCGGTGCTGGCCCACGGCCCCACCTTCATGGGCAATCCGCTGGCGGCTGCCGTCGCCTGTGCCTCGATCGAACTGCTGCTCGGTCAGGACTGGCTCGCGGAGGTCAAGCGGATCGAGACGGGGTTGCGGGAAGGTCTGGCGCCGGTGCGCGAGCTGCCGGGGGTGCGGGACGTACGTGTCCTCGGCGCGATCGGGGTCGTGCAGCTCGACCACACGGTGGACATGCGGGCCGCCACGGCGGCCGCGGTGGGCGAGGGCGTATGGCTGCGGCCGTTCCGTGATCTCGTCTACACGATGCCGCCGTACGTCACGGGCGACGAGGACGTGGCGCGGATCGCGCGCGCGGTGTGCGCGGCGGCGACGGCGGGATGA
- a CDS encoding ATP-binding protein has product MADHLEASVTLPSDPASVSAARNYVASVLAEWGLPGDTDIADTVRLIVSELATNAVQHTLGQSPTFTVDLALDRDEHLRIGVTDSHPRFPKRLPAAVQQDNGRGMVIIRWLTAEFGGRLSVRPTREGGKTVAIELPWTAPVQPVTAGGPQET; this is encoded by the coding sequence ATGGCAGATCACCTGGAAGCATCCGTCACTCTGCCGAGCGATCCCGCCTCGGTGTCCGCAGCCCGGAACTACGTCGCCAGTGTGCTCGCCGAATGGGGCCTGCCGGGCGACACGGACATCGCGGACACCGTGCGCCTGATCGTGTCCGAACTCGCCACCAACGCCGTCCAGCACACGCTGGGGCAGTCGCCCACCTTCACCGTGGACCTCGCGCTCGACCGGGACGAGCACCTGCGCATCGGTGTCACCGACAGCCATCCACGCTTTCCGAAACGTCTGCCGGCCGCCGTCCAGCAGGACAACGGCCGGGGCATGGTCATCATTCGCTGGCTGACGGCCGAGTTCGGCGGCAGACTGAGCGTCAGACCCACCCGGGAGGGCGGCAAGACGGTGGCGATCGAACTTCCGTGGACGGCCCCCGTACAGCCGGTCACCGCAGGCGGTCCACAGGAGACCTGA
- a CDS encoding ATP-dependent Clp protease proteolytic subunit has protein sequence MPANRPSARQPSTLQPSALQPSARHVLPEFTERTSAGHRTMDPYSKLLEERIVFLGTQIDDTSANDVMAQFMYLEYQSPDRDIALYINSPGGSFSAMTALYDTIRYVTCDVETICLGQAGSAAAVLLAAGTPGKRFMLPGARVLIHQPTVADRIEGQASDLVIHAEELTRNRRKVEEMLVRHTGQSPERVGADIGRDKFLDAWAAVEYGLADRVIQSRKTSRTLPGAR, from the coding sequence ACCGTCGACCCTTCAACCATCAGCCCTTCAACCGTCGGCCCGTCATGTGCTGCCCGAGTTCACCGAGCGCACCAGCGCGGGTCACCGAACGATGGATCCGTACTCGAAGCTGCTGGAGGAACGGATCGTGTTCCTCGGGACGCAGATCGACGACACGTCGGCGAACGATGTGATGGCGCAGTTCATGTACCTCGAGTACCAGTCGCCGGACCGCGACATCGCGCTGTACATCAACTCGCCCGGCGGCTCGTTCAGCGCGATGACGGCGCTCTACGACACCATCCGGTACGTCACCTGTGACGTGGAGACCATCTGCCTGGGGCAGGCGGGGTCGGCCGCCGCGGTGCTGCTGGCGGCGGGCACACCGGGCAAGCGGTTCATGCTGCCGGGGGCACGCGTGCTGATCCACCAGCCGACGGTGGCCGACCGGATCGAGGGGCAGGCGAGCGATCTGGTGATCCACGCCGAGGAGTTGACGCGCAACCGCCGGAAGGTGGAAGAGATGCTGGTCCGGCACACGGGGCAGAGCCCGGAGCGGGTCGGCGCCGACATCGGGCGGGACAAGTTCCTCGACGCCTGGGCGGCGGTGGAGTACGGCCTGGCCGACCGGGTGATCCAGAGCCGCAAGACCTCGCGCACGCTCCCCGGCGCGAGGTGA